The Malus sylvestris chromosome 3, drMalSylv7.2, whole genome shotgun sequence genomic sequence AGCTGgaatatttttatgttattgtttatttttgttggtAAAGGTAAAAAAGctgaaatattttctttttaatcacCATCTTATCTTCCTAGATGGTCCTGATATCATTTCCTCTATCTAATTCTTGTCTAAGAGACATTTTGTTATTGTCGTTTCGTTTCTTTTGTGTGATAATCTTTTCTACACTTCAGGAACTGGCAGAATTGGAAGCAAGACATGAACGAGTCCGGCAGAATGTTGCGCGTATGTGTCATTTCTACCATTAGTTTCTGGTTTCTTCTGCTACCATTGAGTTGTAGGTTTACTAAGAAGCCTTTATTACAAGATCATCTTCTGTTggaattttaatcaaaatgtaGGATAAGTGAATCGAGGGATGTAATAGTTGCATATTAAGGTCTTATATCTTTGTCATGAATTTCTGAGATAAGAGAAGAGATGTAGAGAATGAGAGTGAGAGACGTCCACACATCCAAAGATAATGGCTAGTAGTGCAAGATTAGCCTCACCAGCCTTAACATAGGCCTCTTAGTTGTAAATACTAAATACTTGAATGCTGGCAACAGTGGCAAAAAAGAAGTTATCTTACATTCATTTCTTAtgtgcaattttttattttttttttggaaactctgTCAATTTTATACCAGTTAGCTGGTAACTATTTTGTTTTGATCTCAGTCAACAGATTACTCTTAATGCACTGTTCTCCGTATCTTTGAAAGGGTTATGCAGATCCAAATTGGGATCCGCCATATAATTTTGATAAGTTGATTGAAATCAGTTTTCTGGATTTTACTCAATGAATCCCATTGTTGATAATTTTCTGAAAATTCCCTCCAATTCCCTCACCAAGTTTGTCTCCTTATCATGACATCTTTAAAGTTTCAGTGGGAAATTGGTGTCACATACTTATAAGTTGgatttgtattttgttttgatCTCAGTCAACAGATTACTCTTAATGCACTGTTCTCCGTATCTTTGAAAGGGTTATGCAGATCCAAATTGGGATCCGCCATATAATTTTGATAAGTTGATTGAAATCAGTTTTAAGTGCTTTCTGGATTTTACTCAATGAATCCATTGTTGATAATTTTCTGAAAATTCCCTCCAACTCCCTCACCAAGTTTGTCTCCTTATCATGACATCTTTAAAGTTTCAGTGGGAAATTGGTGTCACATACTTATaagttggttttgctttactttCGGTTTTCTGTTTGATACAGAGATTTTAAGAAACATATATTTAACTTTTATGCCTTTTATTTCTCATAGTtctaaagaaagaagaagaggaaaggaaAGCAAGAGAATGCAGTACACACAAAATCATCAACACCGGTCAGCTTCTTACTGGAATCTTTATGATATCTGTACCCTTGTGCTCATACAATTATTCATTATTATGAGCTATGCTTATAGATAAAGCCGGAGGTCCAGATTTGAAAAGTTTCATTTGGCAATTTCCTGGATCTTCTGAAGGTAACTTGTCTTTTGTATCCTACCCACCTCACATACATATTGTTTAGGATGAGAATTTATATAGTTAGGCAGATTATATGGATTTTTTCACAGAAAGGTTTTGCAGAATGAGGACTTTTATTTAAAGGCTATCTTTTAAGATTGTGGAGTCTTCGTTCCTAATTGATTCTGCGGAGCATTAAAATTTTTTGTCTTAATTATTGTATTTTCGAGGTAGAATATGGCATATtaatttgttttccttgtttcttCCCAAAGGTGGTGTAAATCAGGAAGAATCTGTTGCCACAGAAGGAGTGAGGTAGGTCTGCTAACATGCGTAACAACACCACCACCGCTATATCCTGCCCAAGTTTGTTTTATCACCCATATTTCATGTTTCTTTGTGGCCATGTCATGTCTTTATGCTTACATTGTTGTGTTGTTAATATGTTACAGGAACTCCAAAGAGAAAGAggcaaagaaagcaaaagatGCTCCAGAGTATGTTCCATATTCCTCATCTGCAAGTTTGCGCAAGCATCGCTAATTACATCTTGAAATCATAAATAATATGATGATGACTGGAATTTGTGAATTCCCTTGTTCTGAAATCTATAAACAAAGAATCCCAAAATCTTCAAGTTTAAGGCGACATATATTAGGATGAATGTCATTTTCCCTAAAAATGAGTGCTGGATTGATGATACTACAtgttgaacttttttttttccaggtcTACAGAGCTAACAGGATCCGGTCAAACATTCAGGCCAGGGACATGGCAGCCACCAACGTGAAGTCGAGTTGATAATGCCGTAATGCATAATTAAGGGTCCGACCACGCTAACCCTTGTGTCGAAGCATAATGCACGGATTTGTTCTGCCGGTGCCAGAGTATAGCTGAGTTGTTAGAATGTTGGCGAAGCTCCGTATGGTTCCTTGTAGGGAGCTTCTTTTGTGGCACAATGCAGTGCATTTGATTTTTGCTTTCCCTCTTGAGatccaaagaaaataaaaaacaagcacAGTACATccttcatttttagttttttgacAAGTGAATACAGAGTTATACACCAAATTTTGGTTACATTTATGTACATCGAAGTCGCTAGACTTGCGTAAGAATTTTGTTGTGTGATCAAGGTCTTGAGAAATAAATTTAAGGTTGTATGCCATATCATTCCAAGTGCCTGCAGTTACACAAATAAACACTCGGTTTATAGAAACAGTTTGAAACATTTGACTATAACATGCTCCGCCTAACACTAATTAGTTCTGACTTCTGACCAGCTATATTAAAATAACAATCTGGACACAAAATTGCTCaaaatataatcaaaattaCCATAAAGTAGGGTTTGTTCTTAATATTAATGTTATGCAAACTACTTATGTTGTTTATTAGTAAAATTTAAACTTACATCTACTTAATTGAAACGTTATTCAAaagtacaaaattaaaaatgtctTTTATTGTGTCTCAATTTACCTcatgcatttttcttttctcaatttATTACATAACTGTGCTAAAAGAGTCAGTAGCTTAGCGTGACAAGggctctttcttcttttcaactCGTGTACACATTTGGAACATCTAAAACATCAAAATTCAAcctaacacaaaaacaaaaaaatgaaaactccCGATCACGATCACGGAATTCTTAAGAtcctgtgaaaaaaaaaaaaatcttccttTTCCCAGATTTTATTCACAATTTCTTGAACACATCCATACTTTCACTGTTGAAAACaccaaaaatttcaaactaCGTCAACAAACAagcattttttttcaaactagTTCGACAAAATGAGATAAAGTAGAACACAAAAAGAGATAAAGGGACACATAATATGTCGAAGGTAAATTGATATTTTGCGTAGAGCTCACACTTACAAGTAATCTTTGTCACTTAGCACTAATTTAGTGATACTTTTTTTACTTGGCTCCTTAATTGATGATTCTCTTCAAGATGCTTTGTTACTTATTCACAAAATTCTGTGCCTATGATCGGAACTGTTGTGTTATAAATCTCTATATAAAGATCAtctatgtaaaaaaaattaataaatatggAAT encodes the following:
- the LOC126614416 gene encoding uncharacterized protein LOC126614416 isoform X2 yields the protein MSKLFQKVAGFFTNRTMVGMDKAGNRYFARKEEVDGIMKEKRWVAFKGEDDPTSIPVEWICWLNRQRKRAPTPEELAELEARHERVRQNVALLKKEEEERKARECSTHKIINTDKAGGPDLKSFIWQFPGSSEGGVNQEESVATEGVRNSKEKEAKKAKDAPESTELTGSGQTFRPGTWQPPT
- the LOC126614416 gene encoding uncharacterized protein LOC126614416 isoform X1 encodes the protein MSKLFQKVAGFFTNRTMVGMDKAGNRYFARKEEVDGISKMKEKRWVAFKGEDDPTSIPVEWICWLNRQRKRAPTPEELAELEARHERVRQNVALLKKEEEERKARECSTHKIINTDKAGGPDLKSFIWQFPGSSEGGVNQEESVATEGVRNSKEKEAKKAKDAPESTELTGSGQTFRPGTWQPPT